A window of the Lactuca sativa cultivar Salinas chromosome 5, Lsat_Salinas_v11, whole genome shotgun sequence genome harbors these coding sequences:
- the LOC111881831 gene encoding uncharacterized protein LOC111881831 yields MPPRRVIRCVVNTLAAPPPPPPKMDSSVFQAAVTAIVVAAMAQISSNDMNGNETNSSNLGENQGHQLMCSYKEFMNCKPKTFHGDNGVITLTRWFEKTDSIFKICACPDEFKAKYAACTLADSALSWWNSHVKTLTLTEENAMSWEDLKVMMVKEYCPRSEMHKLEQELWEHTMKGSDIATYTSRFNELVTLCLK; encoded by the coding sequence ATGCCACCACGAAGAGTCATTAGGTGCGTCGTCAACACCTTAGCAGCTCCACCACCGCCACCTCCAAAAATGGACTCTTCCGTGTTCCAGGCTGCTGTAACAGCCATTGTGGTTGCCGCCATGGCCCAAATCAGCAGTAACGACATGAATGGGAACGAGACTAACAGTTCCAATCTGGGAGAAAACCAAGGGCACCAACTGATGTGCTCTTACAAAGAGTTCATGAACTGCAAGCCCAAGACCTTTCATGGCGACAACGGTGTCATTACTTTGACAAGATGGTTTGAGAAGACCGATTCCATATTCAAAATTTGTGCATGCCCGGACGAATTCAAAGCCAAATATGCAGCGTGTACACTCGCGGACTCGGCCTTGTcgtggtggaacagccacgtTAAAACTCTGACTCTAACTGAGGaaaacgccatgagttgggaggacCTAAAAGTTATGATGGTCAAGGAATATTGTCCAAGGAGCGAGATGCATaaactggaacaagaactatgggaaCACACCATGAAGGGCTCTGACATTGCCACCTACACTTCCCGATTTAACGAACTGGTAACTTTGTGCCTGAAATGA